The following proteins are co-located in the Bacillota bacterium genome:
- a CDS encoding LacI family transcriptional regulator yields the protein MDRNNCKRPTISDIAARLNLSTATVSRALRGSPLVKAETARQVLQVAQELGYVTNHVAQALHSSTTRTIGIVVPSTIGGHVFPQIFALIQRSAMEHGYAAYICTSSDSAFTEAENLQLLMKRRVDGIIIRPVKHCEQNIPYYQQVINSGIPLVFLDCHPQGFPATVVTTDHYQGARQLVESLLNQGVRHIAFMHREAVSSVELRLQGYLDALTARGIPVDDELIAPESISEPECLERWLLDRLQRQPLDGIFCVNEGVCKRVLAILSTRGRLKDIALATFDDVSLVQHFGVPLLCGIQNAQAIANACMELVLDNPAPKKPQTHVFQTRLIQHLPFRLE from the coding sequence ATGGATCGTAACAATTGTAAACGACCAACAATTTCCGACATTGCCGCTCGGCTGAATTTGTCCACGGCCACCGTGTCCCGGGCCCTGCGGGGTTCACCACTGGTGAAGGCGGAAACAGCACGGCAAGTACTTCAGGTGGCCCAGGAGCTGGGCTACGTCACCAATCACGTGGCCCAAGCACTACACTCCTCCACCACCAGAACCATTGGCATCGTTGTGCCTTCCACCATCGGCGGGCACGTTTTCCCCCAGATCTTTGCGCTGATTCAAAGGAGTGCCATGGAACACGGCTATGCGGCCTATATATGCACCTCCTCCGACAGCGCCTTCACCGAGGCGGAAAACCTGCAATTACTCATGAAACGCCGGGTGGACGGAATCATCATCCGGCCGGTGAAGCACTGTGAGCAAAACATCCCCTATTATCAACAGGTGATCAACAGTGGCATCCCCCTAGTTTTCCTCGATTGCCACCCCCAGGGGTTTCCCGCTACGGTGGTCACCACGGATCACTACCAGGGAGCTAGACAGCTGGTGGAGTCCCTCCTGAATCAGGGCGTGCGGCACATCGCCTTCATGCACAGGGAGGCAGTCTCCTCGGTGGAACTCCGGCTGCAGGGTTATCTCGACGCACTAACCGCCCGGGGAATTCCGGTGGACGATGAGCTCATCGCTCCGGAAAGCATCAGTGAACCGGAGTGCTTGGAACGATGGCTCTTGGATAGACTCCAACGCCAACCCCTCGATGGCATCTTCTGTGTGAACGAGGGGGTTTGCAAGCGGGTGCTGGCGATCCTCTCCACCCGAGGTCGCCTTAAGGACATTGCCTTGGCCACTTTTGACGACGTTTCTTTGGTCCAACATTTTGGGGTGCCGCTCCTTTGCGGCATCCAAAACGCCCAGGCCATAGCCAATGCTTGTATGGAGTTGGTCCTGGACAATCCGGCGCCGAAGAAACCCCAAACCCATGTGTTCCAAACCCGGTTGATCCAGCACCTACCTTTCCGTCTGGAATAG
- a CDS encoding AraC family transcriptional regulator has product MSKLPKRRGGMPYDSLIPFVIDRAQRDSLVMEPHCHDSLEIFYVYSGKVSYFISERCYEIGSGEVVVMNPKDIHWINPERTEYHDRLIVLFSIDLISGLDDMQYRRLLSPFYDRPKTFFHLRKLGAYREAFEKTCDLLMFAYQHEDEHRPLRIQALMVHLLTLLYECYRAEGPRAHAFSDCVAQAIRLVNENYCYEVGLTDAAKALHISKYHLSRTFRAETGINFSDYLIYRRMQVAKQLLADEESTIADVARAVGLTPTYFSRLFRRVVHMSPSQYRNKVQKEGNIFIDATLENR; this is encoded by the coding sequence ATGTCTAAACTGCCGAAGCGACGGGGTGGTATGCCCTATGATTCGTTAATCCCCTTTGTTATCGATCGGGCCCAACGGGACAGTCTGGTCATGGAACCCCATTGCCATGATTCCCTGGAGATCTTCTACGTCTATTCCGGTAAGGTGTCCTATTTTATCTCGGAACGGTGCTATGAGATTGGTTCCGGGGAAGTGGTGGTCATGAACCCCAAGGACATCCACTGGATTAATCCGGAGCGGACAGAGTACCATGATCGCTTGATTGTTTTGTTCTCCATTGACCTTATCAGTGGCCTTGACGATATGCAGTATCGACGGTTGCTTTCTCCCTTTTACGATCGACCCAAAACCTTCTTTCATCTGCGGAAGCTGGGTGCTTATCGGGAGGCCTTTGAGAAGACCTGTGATCTACTTATGTTTGCTTACCAACATGAAGATGAGCACCGGCCTTTGCGGATCCAAGCCCTGATGGTCCATCTGTTGACTTTGCTTTATGAATGTTACCGGGCTGAGGGCCCCCGCGCCCACGCTTTCAGTGATTGTGTGGCCCAGGCTATTCGCTTGGTGAATGAGAATTATTGCTACGAGGTGGGCCTGACCGATGCGGCCAAAGCCCTGCATATCAGTAAGTATCACTTGTCCCGGACCTTCCGGGCGGAGACTGGGATAAACTTCAGTGACTACCTGATTTACCGCCGGATGCAGGTGGCCAAGCAGCTGTTGGCTGACGAGGAAAGCACCATCGCCGATGTGGCCCGGGCGGTGGGCCTTACACCTACCTATTTCAGTCGCCTCTTCCGGCGGGTGGTGCACATGAGTCCTAGCCAGTACCGCAACAAAGTGCAAAAGGAAGGCAATATATTCATTGATGCTACCCTGGAAAATCGATAA